In a single window of the Methanofollis ethanolicus genome:
- a CDS encoding DUF4430 domain-containing protein, with amino-acid sequence MHHRLTLICLLLAVAVCALPVAALTVEVSGSTAGSAVTVTCDEEAFVIFQENNGTPIFVQGRTVRYIPYTTGTLSVTATAGGETTTRSVAIAKSGGGEGPGNGGGGGDSDSTVWKDVYLGSGTFNVTAESGKSYSVDRRTALGALDASGASYVIRDSWYAAYGTLYLTSVNGRAGQGTSGWMYQVNGVSPAVGANSHHVNNGDKVVFYYSESMSATPETSTDPIYLKVVFGSGSSDGGDSESAGTGTVASPGPATGPVITLGLPAGVSIVTEGGMSRITVDTTPRNTGEQVTVKGDRIIIARPGLLMTVLTGDITQTNGVASGFIRGVTAELDPVTGTIEGIGEVGGRISLSLRGVPAEAQVNVTYVPALTPAVRSAIALVAADEEKGIGAVACVMHLEKTGIANGEDILGATIRISVPPAWVEEHGGAGAVRIAHIADNGAVEFLETHQAGTDSAGNPIFEAESPSGLSGFALLALGEKEAPVNATDPTAPPSTEAPPATTTPQKTPIGIFTVFTGVLIGIGAYMIRKRDD; translated from the coding sequence ATGCACCATCGCCTGACCCTGATCTGTCTGCTGCTGGCGGTCGCCGTCTGCGCCCTGCCGGTTGCGGCCCTGACCGTAGAGGTCTCGGGGAGCACGGCAGGATCCGCGGTGACAGTCACCTGCGACGAGGAGGCATTCGTCATCTTCCAGGAGAACAACGGGACGCCGATCTTCGTACAGGGAAGAACGGTCAGGTACATCCCCTACACCACCGGCACCCTCTCCGTCACCGCCACCGCAGGCGGCGAGACGACCACGCGGTCGGTTGCCATTGCGAAGAGTGGTGGCGGCGAAGGCCCCGGCAACGGGGGTGGCGGCGGCGATAGCGATTCGACCGTCTGGAAAGACGTGTACCTCGGGTCGGGCACCTTCAACGTGACCGCGGAGAGCGGGAAGTCCTACTCCGTCGACCGCAGGACCGCCCTTGGTGCGCTCGACGCCTCAGGCGCGTCCTACGTGATCCGCGACTCATGGTACGCCGCCTACGGCACCCTGTACCTCACCTCCGTCAACGGCCGGGCAGGGCAGGGGACGAGCGGGTGGATGTACCAGGTCAATGGCGTCTCCCCGGCCGTCGGCGCCAACTCCCACCATGTGAACAACGGAGATAAGGTCGTCTTCTACTACAGCGAGAGCATGAGCGCCACTCCTGAAACCTCGACAGACCCCATCTATCTCAAGGTCGTCTTCGGGAGCGGGAGTTCTGACGGCGGCGATTCTGAATCCGCCGGCACGGGCACTGTGGCCAGCCCCGGACCCGCCACCGGACCGGTGATCACGCTCGGTCTTCCGGCAGGTGTTTCCATCGTCACCGAAGGCGGCATGTCGCGGATCACGGTCGACACGACCCCCAGAAACACCGGAGAGCAGGTGACCGTGAAGGGAGACCGCATCATCATTGCACGTCCGGGCCTTCTGATGACCGTGCTGACCGGCGACATTACACAGACGAACGGCGTGGCCAGCGGCTTTATCAGGGGCGTCACCGCAGAACTGGACCCGGTCACCGGAACGATCGAGGGGATAGGAGAGGTTGGGGGAAGGATCAGCCTCTCGCTCAGGGGCGTGCCCGCCGAGGCGCAGGTGAACGTGACCTATGTCCCGGCCCTTACCCCTGCGGTACGGTCGGCGATCGCGCTGGTCGCAGCGGATGAAGAGAAAGGCATCGGCGCTGTCGCCTGCGTGATGCACCTGGAGAAGACCGGCATCGCCAACGGCGAGGACATCCTCGGCGCCACGATCAGGATCTCCGTTCCCCCTGCATGGGTTGAGGAGCACGGGGGCGCCGGCGCCGTGCGTATCGCCCATATCGCCGACAACGGGGCGGTGGAGTTCCTGGAGACGCATCAGGCCGGGACTGACAGTGCAGGCAACCCGATCTTCGAGGCCGAATCCCCGTCAGGACTCTCCGGGTTCGCGCTCCTCGCCCTCGGCGAGAAGGAAGCACCGGTGAATGCGACAGATCCAACCGCACCTCCCTCCACGGAAGCGCCGCCGGCAACGACCACACCGCAGAAGACGCCGATCGGCATTTTTACGGTGTTTACCGGCGTTCTTATTGGAATAGGTGCATACATGATACGAAAAAGGGATGACTGA
- a CDS encoding outer membrane protein assembly factor BamB family protein produces the protein MAEKSYGTEIFCIFLLILAAPAAAADYPMFHADSGRTGAALSAGPLTNTTLWVAETAEYADGSPAVHDGKVFVPTWPDMDSTNSGPMGLVCYNATTGRELWTNELGGPSVGSVSGVAVADGHVYLGGTDGKLYCIDEGTGSTLWSSDQIDTTGYFGLSSSPLVYEGKIYALSASDSVLHTFTPEGVGSWSFPTSGAVGYFTSPAAADGKVFVAGNESSIFCINASTHAEVWNATFPTAVKSTPVVGDGKVYVTTANSLYALNAASGAAAWNTGITGTASTPAVADGTVIVGSSNGLHAYNATDGTALWVYQSARIDGSPVIAGGVVYFGTNEKTGTVYAVNMTTGSKIWSYALPDPGDGTFAAFYASSPAVSDGVLYIGAENNRFYAFGAGKPAPTTIWDGSVSLSDTTFTFVPSNNASASYEINRTTDLGALDTAATEVGFTFNASDAWYASYGSFLLEDIEGIANEDWTKSNAKSWSIFVNGSPAPSGLGANDLKDGDELTFYYCPTNSTTYAPLIDEAAYVVAIDINVSSGPTVIWDGSVALSDTTFTFVPSNNASASYEINRTTDLGALDTAATEGGLTFNASDAWYASYGSFLLEDIEGIANEDWTKLNAKSWSIFVNGSPAPSGLGANDLEDGDELTFYYCPTNSTTYAPIIDEATYVLIIDINASSGPTVIWKGSVALSDTTFTFVPSNNASASHEINRTTDLGALDTAAKAGRFTFNASDADYTSYGSFYLEDINSIANEDWTQPNAKSWSIFVNGVATPAGLGGNDLVDGDRLTFYYCPFNSTTYAPLIDEAAYVVDINVTVTEATVGTPPLTNGTRGGYIITEVEASADRSGWYSIVVGGTNSGGDAIAGIGTVMLDAGETVRIPVIVSVPARTGTGTYTLYAGIYSLDNYPAGLISHSGGSECTIA, from the coding sequence ATGGCTGAAAAATCCTATGGTACAGAGATATTCTGCATATTCCTGCTGATACTGGCCGCACCGGCTGCGGCGGCCGATTACCCGATGTTCCACGCGGACAGCGGACGGACGGGGGCGGCGCTCTCCGCCGGTCCCCTGACAAACACCACCCTATGGGTGGCGGAGACCGCCGAGTACGCCGACGGTTCGCCGGCAGTCCATGACGGAAAGGTCTTTGTACCTACCTGGCCGGACATGGACTCCACCAACAGCGGACCGATGGGGCTTGTCTGCTATAACGCGACCACGGGTAGAGAACTCTGGACGAACGAACTCGGCGGTCCGAGCGTCGGGTCAGTCTCGGGCGTTGCCGTCGCCGACGGACATGTCTATCTTGGCGGGACAGACGGGAAACTCTACTGCATCGACGAAGGAACAGGGTCCACGCTCTGGTCGAGCGACCAGATCGACACGACGGGATATTTCGGTCTCTCCTCCTCACCCCTCGTTTATGAAGGGAAGATCTACGCCCTTTCGGCCTCGGACAGCGTGCTGCATACCTTCACGCCTGAAGGCGTCGGGTCATGGTCCTTCCCCACGAGCGGAGCCGTAGGCTACTTTACCTCTCCTGCAGCAGCAGACGGGAAGGTCTTTGTCGCCGGAAATGAGAGCAGTATCTTCTGCATCAATGCCTCAACCCACGCAGAAGTATGGAACGCCACCTTCCCGACCGCCGTGAAATCGACGCCGGTTGTCGGCGATGGAAAGGTCTATGTGACGACGGCAAACAGCCTCTACGCCCTCAATGCAGCCAGCGGTGCGGCGGCCTGGAACACAGGCATCACCGGGACAGCGTCGACGCCCGCCGTCGCGGATGGGACTGTCATCGTCGGCTCGTCCAACGGCCTTCACGCCTACAATGCCACTGACGGCACCGCACTCTGGGTCTACCAGAGTGCACGGATTGATGGTTCGCCGGTGATCGCGGGAGGGGTCGTATATTTCGGAACCAACGAGAAGACCGGCACCGTGTACGCGGTGAACATGACCACCGGAAGTAAAATCTGGTCATATGCCCTGCCAGACCCCGGCGACGGCACCTTTGCCGCTTTCTATGCCTCATCGCCAGCGGTCTCCGACGGCGTCCTGTATATCGGCGCGGAGAACAACAGATTCTATGCCTTCGGTGCAGGAAAACCCGCTCCGACAACGATCTGGGACGGCAGTGTCTCTCTCTCCGACACCACCTTCACATTCGTACCGTCGAACAACGCCTCCGCCTCCTATGAGATCAACCGCACCACCGACCTCGGCGCACTCGACACAGCCGCAACCGAAGTGGGGTTCACCTTTAACGCATCGGACGCGTGGTACGCATCATACGGGTCATTCCTCCTCGAAGACATCGAAGGCATTGCCAACGAGGACTGGACAAAATCCAATGCAAAGTCCTGGTCGATCTTCGTCAATGGTTCGCCGGCACCCTCCGGACTCGGGGCAAACGACCTGAAAGATGGCGATGAACTCACATTCTACTACTGCCCCACGAACTCCACCACCTATGCGCCTCTCATCGACGAGGCGGCATATGTCGTCGCCATCGATATCAACGTCTCATCCGGCCCCACAGTGATCTGGGACGGCAGTGTTGCACTCTCCGACACCACGTTCACATTCGTACCGTCGAACAACGCTTCCGCCTCCTATGAGATCAACCGCACCACCGATCTCGGCGCACTCGACACAGCCGCAACCGAAGGAGGGCTCACCTTTAACGCATCGGACGCGTGGTACGCATCATACGGGTCATTCCTCCTCGAAGACATCGAAGGCATCGCCAACGAGGACTGGACAAAACTCAATGCAAAGTCCTGGTCGATCTTCGTCAATGGTTCGCCGGCACCCTCCGGACTCGGGGCAAACGATCTCGAAGACGGCGATGAACTCACATTCTACTACTGCCCCACGAACTCCACCACCTATGCACCCATTATCGATGAAGCCACGTACGTCCTCATCATCGACATCAACGCCTCCTCCGGCCCCACAGTGATCTGGAAAGGCAGCGTCGCACTCTCCGACACCACCTTCACATTTGTCCCGTCGAACAACGCCTCCGCCTCCCATGAGATCAACCGCACCACCGATCTCGGCGCACTCGACACAGCCGCGAAGGCAGGAAGGTTCACCTTCAACGCATCGGATGCGGATTACACATCATACGGCTCATTCTACCTCGAAGACATCAATAGCATTGCAAACGAGGATTGGACACAGCCGAATGCAAAGTCATGGTCGATCTTCGTCAACGGCGTAGCGACACCCGCAGGGCTCGGGGGGAACGACCTTGTTGACGGCGACAGACTCACCTTCTACTACTGCCCCTTCAACTCCACCACCTATGCGCCTCTCATCGACGAGGCGGCATATGTCGTCGATATCAATGTCACGGTCACAGAGGCAACAGTCGGTACCCCTCCACTGACAAACGGGACGCGCGGCGGGTATATCATCACAGAGGTCGAGGCCTCGGCAGACAGGAGCGGATGGTATAGTATTGTCGTGGGCGGGACGAACAGCGGCGGCGACGCAATCGCCGGGATCGGCACAGTCATGCTGGACGCCGGAGAGACCGTCCGTATCCCGGTGATCGTCTCCGTCCCGGCCAGAACAGGTACCGGCACATACACCCTGTACGCCGGCATCTACTCTCTGGACAACTATCCCGCCGGCCTGATCTCCCACAGCGGAGGATCCGAATGCACCATCGCCTGA
- a CDS encoding FecCD family ABC transporter permease: MQRKNWTILVFLFFFLLLSIVLSTAIGTSGLSLLQMDPETVSMLLFDVRLPRVLAALLVGAGLAVAGTAMQGLFKNAMADPYIIGTSSGGALGAAIAIVFFAGMGLPVFAFVGATASTILVFLISRRDGRVAVETLLLSGIAVSMFLSAILSFIMYLSGSSLHQIMFWLMGGFWNISWDNVWVALSIPLGCLVLFVFARDLNVISLGEEDAVHLGVDVERLKVALLLLSSFITGIAVSVAGAIGFIGLITPHVMRLLVGPDHRILIPASMMAGAILLLWADTLARTLPSEIPVGIVTSFFGAPFFIYLLRSRTRT, encoded by the coding sequence ATGCAAAGAAAAAACTGGACGATACTGGTTTTCTTATTCTTTTTCCTTCTCCTGAGTATCGTCCTCTCCACCGCCATCGGGACGAGCGGTCTCTCCCTCCTCCAGATGGACCCGGAAACCGTCTCCATGCTCCTCTTTGACGTGCGCCTGCCGCGCGTGCTGGCCGCCCTCCTCGTCGGCGCCGGCCTTGCCGTTGCCGGCACGGCGATGCAGGGCCTCTTCAAGAACGCGATGGCCGACCCCTACATCATCGGCACCTCGTCGGGCGGCGCTCTCGGCGCCGCCATAGCGATCGTTTTCTTTGCGGGTATGGGCCTGCCGGTCTTCGCGTTCGTCGGCGCAACCGCGTCCACCATCCTTGTCTTTCTCATCTCCCGCCGGGACGGCAGGGTGGCGGTCGAGACCCTCCTCCTCTCCGGCATTGCGGTGTCGATGTTCCTCTCCGCCATACTCTCCTTCATCATGTACCTCTCCGGGAGCAGCCTCCACCAGATCATGTTCTGGCTGATGGGCGGGTTCTGGAACATCTCGTGGGACAACGTCTGGGTGGCCCTCTCTATACCTCTCGGCTGCCTCGTCCTCTTCGTCTTTGCACGCGACCTGAACGTCATCTCCCTCGGTGAGGAGGACGCGGTCCACCTCGGCGTCGATGTCGAGAGGCTGAAGGTCGCCCTCCTCCTCCTCTCGTCGTTCATCACCGGGATCGCCGTCTCGGTCGCCGGTGCCATCGGCTTTATCGGGCTCATCACGCCGCACGTGATGCGCCTTCTTGTCGGCCCGGACCACCGGATCCTCATCCCCGCCTCCATGATGGCTGGCGCGATCCTCCTCCTCTGGGCCGACACCCTCGCCCGCACCCTGCCGAGCGAGATCCCCGTCGGCATCGTCACGTCGTTCTTCGGCGCACCGTTCTTCATCTACCTCCTCCGGAGCAGGACACGGACATGA
- a CDS encoding heme ABC transporter ATP-binding protein: protein MTEIMVRTEDLGVAYGDVRVLEAVSLAVTEGSFIGVLGPNGSGKTTFLRALSRILEPSAGTVSIEQKELSEFSIRELATRVGAVPQETGVTFAFTVEEIVQMGRHPYLGPLSSLKEEDYTICRHAMEQTNTAHLADRLITEISGGERQRVLIARALAQQPKVLLLDEPTSHLDISHQIEILSIIRGLTPRVTVIGVFHDLNLAACFCDRIVLLEKGRVVAAGTPAEVLTDETIRRVFGVGMMVRTHPLTGRPYLVPRYDQALTGDGGGLHIHVVCGGATGAETMYALSARGYRLTAGVLSANDSDCTTAEALGIDVVRESPFAPISSTSLASLAGVLQTANAVVVTEMPVGPGNIANLRALTGLQGPPIFVLAHSGTPISVRDYTGGEATAIFSTLCRDGAVAVRSVPELLEKLGGLVAVGA, encoded by the coding sequence ATGACAGAGATAATGGTCCGGACAGAAGACCTTGGCGTCGCCTACGGAGACGTCCGGGTGCTGGAGGCGGTCTCCCTTGCAGTGACCGAAGGGTCCTTCATCGGGGTCCTCGGGCCGAACGGTTCGGGGAAGACCACCTTCCTCCGTGCGCTCTCCCGGATCCTCGAACCTTCGGCCGGGACGGTCTCTATCGAGCAGAAAGAACTCTCGGAATTTTCGATCAGAGAACTTGCCACGCGGGTCGGTGCCGTCCCGCAGGAGACCGGCGTCACCTTTGCCTTCACCGTCGAGGAGATCGTGCAGATGGGCCGCCACCCCTATCTCGGCCCTCTCTCCTCGCTGAAAGAGGAGGACTACACGATCTGCCGCCATGCGATGGAGCAGACCAACACCGCCCACCTTGCCGACCGCCTGATCACCGAGATCAGCGGGGGCGAGCGCCAGCGGGTTCTCATCGCCCGTGCCCTCGCCCAGCAACCGAAGGTCCTCCTCCTCGACGAACCCACCTCTCACCTCGACATCAGCCACCAGATCGAGATCCTCTCCATTATCAGGGGACTGACCCCCCGCGTCACGGTCATCGGCGTCTTTCACGACCTCAACCTTGCGGCATGCTTCTGCGACAGGATCGTCCTGCTGGAGAAGGGGCGGGTCGTCGCCGCCGGCACCCCGGCAGAGGTGCTCACCGACGAGACCATCCGCAGGGTCTTTGGGGTCGGGATGATGGTCCGGACCCACCCCCTCACCGGCCGGCCGTACCTCGTCCCGCGGTACGATCAGGCCCTGACCGGGGATGGCGGCGGTCTGCACATCCATGTCGTCTGCGGCGGGGCCACCGGGGCCGAGACGATGTACGCCCTCTCTGCCCGGGGGTACCGCCTCACGGCTGGCGTTCTTTCGGCTAACGATTCAGACTGTACTACAGCCGAGGCCCTCGGCATCGACGTCGTCAGGGAATCCCCCTTCGCCCCGATTTCGTCCACGTCCCTTGCGTCCCTTGCCGGTGTTCTCCAGACCGCCAATGCCGTCGTCGTCACCGAGATGCCGGTGGGGCCGGGGAACATCGCCAACCTGAGGGCCCTCACCGGGTTGCAGGGCCCTCCCATTTTCGTCCTGGCGCATTCGGGGACACCCATTTCAGTGCGCGACTATACGGGTGGCGAGGCGACCGCTATCTTCTCGACGCTCTGCCGTGACGGTGCCGTGGCCGTCAGGAGCGTGCCCGAACTCCTGGAGAAACTGGGAGGCCTGGTGGCGGTCGGGGCATGA
- a CDS encoding sugar phosphate isomerase/epimerase family protein gives MTVPVGASTYCLMDRPLVEALEALARAVPLVEILSDSSHSLFSCADVCTSFDLRYTVHAPTSDLNIATPNERMREASVQIIADLAVICDEIGAERLVIHPGFCMERGVWAASEAALLSSLSDLSRLQEGAAVTFAIENMGSWSCCHFRDPGLLPVLDDLGLGFALDVGHACLTGTLDAFLREGRPVHLHLHDNRGTMDEHAACGSGCIDFSAVRSALSPSTTAVIEVLKPAAVGESLVYLDRMW, from the coding sequence ATGACCGTCCCTGTCGGCGCCTCCACCTACTGCCTCATGGACAGACCCCTCGTCGAGGCGCTGGAGGCCCTTGCCCGTGCCGTCCCCCTCGTCGAAATTCTTTCCGACTCCTCCCACTCACTCTTCTCCTGTGCCGACGTCTGCACATCATTCGATCTCAGGTACACCGTCCATGCCCCCACCTCCGACCTCAATATCGCCACCCCCAACGAGAGGATGCGAGAGGCGTCTGTGCAGATCATCGCCGACCTCGCCGTCATCTGCGACGAGATCGGGGCGGAGAGGCTTGTCATCCATCCGGGCTTCTGCATGGAGAGGGGAGTATGGGCGGCGTCGGAGGCGGCGCTCCTCTCCTCCCTCAGCGACCTCTCCCGCCTCCAGGAGGGCGCCGCGGTCACCTTTGCGATCGAGAACATGGGCTCATGGAGTTGCTGCCACTTCAGGGACCCCGGCCTCCTGCCCGTTCTTGACGACCTCGGTCTCGGCTTCGCCCTCGACGTCGGCCACGCCTGCCTCACCGGCACTCTCGACGCCTTCCTCAGGGAAGGACGACCTGTCCACCTCCACCTCCACGACAACCGCGGCACGATGGACGAGCACGCCGCCTGCGGTTCTGGATGCATCGACTTTTCGGCCGTCAGGTCTGCCCTCTCCCCGTCGACGACCGCCGTTATCGAGGTGCTGAAACCAGCGGCTGTGGGGGAGAGCCTTGTATATCTGGATAGGATGTGGTGA
- the mtrH gene encoding tetrahydromethanopterin S-methyltransferase subunit H: MFKFEKEQAVWDFNGIKIGGQPGEYPRVLGASIFYNKHEVVLDDHTGKIDKAKAEALWNRTQELYDQTGNPFFIQIIAEHGEAFESYFDWFCSIDDKTPFLMDSSAPDALAHACKYVTEVGIADRAIYNSINGSITPESIEALKNSDVNSAIVLAFNPGDPSVVGREKVLAEGGVAGQAQSMLDIAAECGITRPILDTAATPLGLGSGGSFREILACKAIHGMPTGGAYHNMTVSWTWLKRWRKSVLASQYEGKDLLLEQMSHHHFGGMEGIRQTAWAAPDIGCNIMAMTLGADLIMFGPIENMEGIATAAAFSDIVLTEALKELGGELKAEKHPIKMLV, translated from the coding sequence ATGTTCAAGTTTGAGAAGGAACAGGCCGTTTGGGACTTTAACGGCATCAAGATCGGTGGCCAGCCGGGCGAGTACCCGAGAGTGCTTGGCGCATCCATCTTCTACAACAAGCATGAGGTAGTGCTCGACGACCACACCGGAAAGATCGACAAGGCAAAGGCCGAGGCGCTCTGGAACCGGACCCAGGAACTGTATGACCAGACCGGGAACCCGTTCTTCATCCAGATCATCGCCGAGCACGGCGAGGCGTTCGAGAGTTACTTCGACTGGTTCTGCTCGATCGACGACAAGACCCCGTTCCTGATGGACTCTTCGGCCCCGGACGCACTCGCTCACGCCTGCAAGTACGTCACCGAGGTCGGCATCGCGGACCGTGCGATCTACAACTCGATCAACGGCTCCATCACCCCGGAGAGCATCGAGGCCCTGAAAAACTCGGACGTCAACTCAGCGATTGTCCTCGCCTTCAACCCCGGCGACCCGTCGGTCGTCGGCCGTGAGAAGGTGCTCGCCGAGGGCGGCGTTGCTGGCCAGGCACAGTCCATGCTCGACATTGCCGCGGAGTGCGGCATCACCCGCCCGATCCTCGACACTGCGGCCACTCCGCTCGGCCTCGGATCCGGCGGCTCCTTCCGTGAGATCCTCGCCTGCAAGGCGATCCACGGCATGCCGACCGGCGGCGCCTACCACAACATGACTGTCTCCTGGACCTGGCTCAAGCGCTGGCGCAAGAGCGTCCTCGCCTCCCAGTACGAGGGCAAGGACCTCCTCCTCGAGCAGATGTCCCACCACCACTTCGGCGGCATGGAAGGCATCAGGCAGACGGCATGGGCGGCCCCTGATATCGGCTGCAACATCATGGCCATGACCCTCGGTGCGGACCTGATCATGTTCGGGCCTATCGAGAACATGGAGGGCATCGCCACCGCGGCTGCATTCAGCGACATCGTCCTTACCGAGGCTCTCAAGGAGCTCGGCGGCGAACTCAAGGCCGAGAAGCACCCGATCAAGATGCTCGTCTAA
- the mtrA gene encoding tetrahydromethanopterin S-methyltransferase subunit A, with translation MADKTSPASGWPLVKGDFHSGDANSCVAVVTMGSHLDEQAICDAGAALCGSCKTENLGLEKVIANIVANPNIRFVLLCGTEVKGHLSGQTLKALHEGGVEGGKVVGSQGAIPFIENLDDAAIKRFQAQTEIVDIMESEDLGAIKAKIAELKGKDPGAFGEAPIVVEVKEAEGGAAGAAVAGANPQFLEIEKRLDDIETKIEFVNAEVAQRVGRKIGRDIGILYGLVAGLVVFEMIVFLLPKIMKLMM, from the coding sequence ATGGCAGACAAGACATCACCGGCAAGTGGATGGCCCCTCGTAAAGGGTGACTTCCACTCGGGCGACGCAAATTCCTGTGTCGCAGTCGTCACCATGGGCTCCCACCTCGACGAGCAGGCTATCTGTGACGCAGGCGCAGCACTCTGCGGGTCCTGCAAGACCGAGAACCTCGGCCTTGAAAAGGTCATCGCAAACATCGTCGCAAACCCGAACATCAGATTTGTCCTCCTCTGTGGTACCGAGGTCAAGGGACACCTGTCCGGCCAGACCCTCAAGGCTCTCCATGAGGGCGGCGTCGAGGGCGGCAAGGTTGTCGGGTCGCAGGGCGCTATCCCCTTCATCGAGAACCTCGATGACGCGGCGATCAAGCGCTTCCAGGCCCAGACCGAGATCGTCGATATCATGGAGTCCGAAGACCTCGGCGCAATCAAGGCGAAGATCGCCGAACTCAAGGGCAAGGACCCCGGAGCATTCGGCGAGGCACCGATTGTCGTCGAAGTCAAGGAAGCTGAGGGCGGTGCCGCTGGTGCAGCGGTCGCCGGTGCAAACCCGCAGTTCCTCGAGATCGAGAAGAGACTCGATGACATCGAAACGAAGATTGAGTTCGTAAATGCCGAGGTCGCCCAGCGTGTCGGTCGTAAAATCGGCCGTGACATCGGCATTCTCTATGGACTGGTGGCCGGACTGGTCGTCTTTGAGATGATCGTGTTCCTGCTCCCGAAAATAATGAAACTGATGATGTAA
- a CDS encoding tetrahydromethanopterin S-methyltransferase subunit F: MAEEKKSGAIRMAAIDSIMADIKFKAQISARTNKLDSGIMDSGIPGFAVGMLISLALILVPAFLI, translated from the coding sequence ATGGCAGAAGAAAAGAAATCTGGCGCAATCAGGATGGCCGCCATCGACAGTATCATGGCTGACATCAAGTTCAAGGCACAGATCTCCGCCAGGACGAACAAACTCGACTCCGGCATCATGGACTCAGGGATCCCCGGCTTTGCTGTCGGGATGCTCATCTCGCTTGCCCTGATCCTGGTGCCGGCATTCCTGATCTGA
- the mtrA gene encoding tetrahydromethanopterin S-methyltransferase subunit A, whose product MADKTSPASGWPLVKGDFHSGDANSCVAVVTMGSHLDEQAICDAGAALCGSCKTENLGLEKVIANIVANPNIRFVLLCGTEVKGHLSGQTLKALHESGIEGGKVVGSQGAIPFIENLDDAAIKRFQAQTEFVDIMESEDLGAIKAKIAELKGKDPGAFGEAPIVVEVKEEGGGAEEEGGEIVEMNGDLALIHARFKTIEKMVTDIGYRNRFAAGVYSGKVEGLMIGLIVSFALLGFLWMGAL is encoded by the coding sequence ATGGCAGACAAGACATCACCGGCAAGTGGATGGCCCCTCGTAAAGGGTGACTTCCACTCGGGCGACGCAAATTCCTGTGTCGCAGTCGTCACCATGGGCTCCCACCTCGACGAGCAGGCCATCTGTGACGCAGGCGCGGCACTCTGCGGATCCTGCAAGACCGAGAACCTCGGCCTTGAAAAGGTCATCGCAAACATCGTCGCAAACCCGAACATCAGATTTGTCCTCCTCTGTGGTACCGAGGTCAAGGGACACCTGTCCGGCCAGACCCTCAAGGCTCTCCACGAGAGCGGCATTGAGGGCGGCAAGGTTGTCGGGTCGCAGGGCGCAATCCCCTTCATCGAGAACCTCGATGACGCGGCGATCAAGCGCTTCCAGGCCCAGACCGAATTCGTCGATATCATGGAGTCCGAAGACCTCGGCGCAATCAAGGCGAAGATCGCCGAACTCAAGGGCAAGGACCCCGGAGCATTCGGCGAAGCACCGATTGTCGTCGAAGTCAAGGAAGAAGGCGGCGGTGCAGAGGAGGAAGGCGGCGAGATCGTCGAGATGAACGGCGACCTTGCACTCATCCACGCCCGCTTCAAGACTATCGAGAAGATGGTCACCGACATCGGCTACCGCAACAGGTTTGCTGCCGGTGTCTACTCGGGCAAGGTTGAGGGCCTGATGATCGGCCTGATCGTCTCCTTCGCCCTGCTCGGTTTCCTCTGGATGGGGGCGCTCTAA
- the mtrB gene encoding tetrahydromethanopterin S-methyltransferase subunit MtrB: MGYVHVLPEFGLVVDPMVGVVTTAGVSYQPVIDKVAELEKISDDLVGMLSGEGSFLASYPGREKSLVVAGGVTALWYGLAVGLLLAGIIALALI; encoded by the coding sequence ATGGGATATGTCCACGTACTGCCCGAATTCGGGCTGGTCGTCGACCCGATGGTCGGCGTTGTCACCACGGCAGGAGTTTCCTATCAGCCGGTGATCGACAAGGTCGCCGAACTCGAGAAGATCTCCGACGACCTCGTCGGCATGCTCTCGGGCGAAGGCAGTTTCCTTGCCTCGTATCCGGGCAGAGAGAAGTCTCTGGTCGTCGCCGGCGGTGTCACCGCACTCTGGTATGGTCTCGCTGTAGGACTGCTCCTTGCGGGGATTATCGCCCTCGCACTGATCTGA